A stretch of Gallus gallus isolate bGalGal1 chromosome 2, bGalGal1.mat.broiler.GRCg7b, whole genome shotgun sequence DNA encodes these proteins:
- the C18orf63 gene encoding uncharacterized protein C18orf63 homolog isoform X2: MNDRRHQSLFFAGLPELQKLCATTITLSPQLPESEMRSTQIKVCRYHFTNQDYVKHMWRDKELLWKHRKELIQPFSKLASPTHSQPDLHLGGTRLVISWCKEKIFCLKWEGKMQLLGDFDISANTIKLFESNENTVIDSHSILTNWCYVLPSMKMGQIINISRIIPPESPFHSYEEFQMHWKNLYGYILPEDIEEREIYLSVYFKPIGERLFTYPLRCIRSQPVQYFPRTDSESVLTSFISDVKAKFSHLCGFPVRMTSKALYATQELSRTPVCEMQSESMKLAGEMVCVVSLTQTPPRKPALPISSSRSTENSHWMEHLIKEPKPHSFSSSNRSAEKISVEATEKLINRQIPGISELPLSKSLGVPGSSAFELPPKKISKIIPIFKGRLMQMNGNPTDQTDGKERKNVERQSPVKSAKFSVLTVCKSSLTQVYKPATHSNSLQIITEKAYVKQDVSVFQWKTESRGQMINSDSSSNSAAGWSSSEVSHNKANSPSLLKNVRPVLQKSGISPNLNTYASSTSNSRGGKNFASQNTMQVLRKQHQSKKVHLQIHKVENEMTNSSLPQQQTKKSNEGPGLNIHKSILNDTVCIAKSDESKASYRSKNCIAKTTSLHSNSVCGQMFTGNKYLTYDETVTSKLTHSTKENNEEASVKKGSARKRQKEEGYSKLKKVKRSKPFI, encoded by the exons ATGAATGACAGAAGGCATCAGTCTCTATTCTTTGCCGGCctgccagagctgcagaaaCTCTGTGCCACTACAATAACACTGAGCCCCCAGTTGCCGGAAAGTGAGATGAGGAGCACGCAGATAAAAGTCTGCAG atacCATTTTACAAATCAGGATTATGTGAAGCATATGTGGAGAGACAAGGAGCTACT CTGGAAGCACCGCAAAGAGTTAATCCAGCCATTCTCCAAACTTGCCTCTCCTACACACTCACAGCCAGACTTGCACCTAGGTGGAACAAGGCTGGTCATCTCCTGGTGCAAG gaaaagattttttgtCTCAAATGGGAAGGCAAAATGCAGTTG ctGGGAGACTTTGATATTTCGGCAAACACCATAAAGCTGTTTGAGAGCAATGAAAACACAGTTATTGACAGTCATTCCATATTAACTAACTGGTGCTATGTTTTGCCAAg CATGAAAATGGGTCAGATCATAAACATCAGCCGTATAATTCCTCCAGAATCTCCTTTCCACTCATATGAAGAATTTCAGATGCACTGGAAGAATCTG tacgGCTATATTCTTCCAGAGGATATTGAGGAGAGAGAAATATACTTGAGTGTTTACTTCAAGCCAATAGGAGAAAGGTTATTTAC GTACCCTCTAAGATGCATTCGAAGTCAGCCAGTGCAGTATTTCCCTAGAACAGATTCAGAAAGTGTGTTGACGTCTTTTATTTCCGACGTGAAGGCTAAGTTTTCACATCTGTGTGGATTTCCAGTAAGGATGACAAGTAAAGCACTTTATGCTACACAGGAACTCTCCCGGACCCCAGTGTGT GAAATGCAATCTGAGTCTATGAAATTGGCTGGTGAAATGGTTTGTGTAGTATCCCTGACCCAGACACCTCCAAGGAAGCCGGCTTTGCCTATTTCTTCCTCACGCAGTACGGAGAACAGCCACTGGATGGAGCATTTGATCAAAGAGCCAAAACCGCACTCTTTTTCAAGTAGCAATAGAAGTGCGGAAAAGATTAGCGTTGAAGCAACTGAGAAGTTAATCAATAGGCAAATACCAGGAATATCAGAGCTACCGCTTAGCAAGTCCTTAGGAGTGCCTGGAAGTTCAGCCTTCGAACTCCCTCCAAAAAAGATCAGCAAAATTATACCTATTTTCAAAGGAAGGTTGATGCAGATGAATGGAAACCCCACAGATCAAACtgatgggaaggaaagaaaaaatgttgaaagaCAATCACCAGTAAAAAGTGCTAAATTTTCTGTGTTGACTGTTTGCAAGTCCAGCTTAACTCAGGTTTATAAACCTGCTACTCACAGCAACTCACTTCAGATAATTACTGAGAAAGCATATGTAAAACAAGATGTATCtgtatttcagtggaaaacagaGTCTCGTGGACAAATGATTAATTCTGATTCTTCCAGTAACTCAGCTGCAGGTTGGAGTTCAAGTGAAGTCAGTCACAATAAGGCAAATTCTCCTTCCTTGCTTAAGAATGTTAGGCCGGTGCTTCAGAAATCTGGCATCAGTCCAAACCTAAATACGTATGCATCTTCCACTTCCAATTCAAGAGGGGGTAAAAATTTTGCAAGTCAAAATACCATGCAAGTTCTCAGGAAACAACACCAGTCAAAGAAAGTACATTTGCAGATTCATAAAGTAGAGAATGAAATGACAAATTCCAGTTTACCACAGcaacaaacaaagaaatcaaatgaagGACCAGGGTTAAATATTCACAAATCCATCTTAAATGATACAGTGTGCATTGCCAAAAGTGATGAAAGCAAAGCATCCTACCGTTCTAAGAACTGTATTGCTAAGACGACCAGTCTTCATTCCAACTCTGTCTGTGGACAG ATGTTTACAGGAAACAAATATCTGACATATGATGAAACAGTGACCTCAAAACTGACTCACTCAACGAAGGAGAACAATGAGGAAGCATCTGTAAAGAAAGGTTCTGCCAGAAAAAGACAG AAAGAAGAAGGTTACTCAAAATTAAAGAAAGTCAAAAGAAGTAAGCCTTTTATTTAG
- the C18orf63 gene encoding uncharacterized protein C18orf63 homolog isoform X1: MNDRRHQSLFFAGLPELQKLCATTITLSPQLPESEMRSTQIKVCRQLIFLYQDVLSAPVIGTLNQISVVMAIPFYKSGLCEAYVERQGATLEAPQRVNPAILQTCLSYTLTARLAPRWNKAGHLLVQGKDFLSQMGRQNAVVLDINVSETQLCISVEACSVRLPPPELGDFDISANTIKLFESNENTVIDSHSILTNWCYVLPSMKMGQIINISRIIPPESPFHSYEEFQMHWKNLYGYILPEDIEEREIYLSVYFKPIGERLFTYPLRCIRSQPVQYFPRTDSESVLTSFISDVKAKFSHLCGFPVRMTSKALYATQELSRTPVCEMQSESMKLAGEMVCVVSLTQTPPRKPALPISSSRSTENSHWMEHLIKEPKPHSFSSSNRSAEKISVEATEKLINRQIPGISELPLSKSLGVPGSSAFELPPKKISKIIPIFKGRLMQMNGNPTDQTDGKERKNVERQSPVKSAKFSVLTVCKSSLTQVYKPATHSNSLQIITEKAYVKQDVSVFQWKTESRGQMINSDSSSNSAAGWSSSEVSHNKANSPSLLKNVRPVLQKSGISPNLNTYASSTSNSRGGKNFASQNTMQVLRKQHQSKKVHLQIHKVENEMTNSSLPQQQTKKSNEGPGLNIHKSILNDTVCIAKSDESKASYRSKNCIAKTTSLHSNSVCGQMFTGNKYLTYDETVTSKLTHSTKENNEEASVKKGSARKRQKEEGYSKLKKVKRSKPFI; this comes from the exons ATGAATGACAGAAGGCATCAGTCTCTATTCTTTGCCGGCctgccagagctgcagaaaCTCTGTGCCACTACAATAACACTGAGCCCCCAGTTGCCGGAAAGTGAGATGAGGAGCACGCAGATAAAAGTCTGCAG GCAGCTAATATTCCTGTATCAAGATGTCCTTTCTGCACCTGTTATTGGAACATTAAATCAAATTTCAGTTGTCATGGCG atacCATTTTACAAATCAGGATTATGTGAAGCATATGTGGAGAGACAAGGAGCTACT CTGGAAGCACCGCAAAGAGTTAATCCAGCCATTCTCCAAACTTGCCTCTCCTACACACTCACAGCCAGACTTGCACCTAGGTGGAACAAGGCTGGTCATCTCCTGGTGCAAG gaaaagattttttgtCTCAAATGGGAAGGCAAAATGCAGTTG ttcTAGACATCAATGTGTCAGAGACACAGCTTTGCATCAGTGTGGAGGCTTGCTCAGTTCGGTTGCCACCCCCCGAG ctGGGAGACTTTGATATTTCGGCAAACACCATAAAGCTGTTTGAGAGCAATGAAAACACAGTTATTGACAGTCATTCCATATTAACTAACTGGTGCTATGTTTTGCCAAg CATGAAAATGGGTCAGATCATAAACATCAGCCGTATAATTCCTCCAGAATCTCCTTTCCACTCATATGAAGAATTTCAGATGCACTGGAAGAATCTG tacgGCTATATTCTTCCAGAGGATATTGAGGAGAGAGAAATATACTTGAGTGTTTACTTCAAGCCAATAGGAGAAAGGTTATTTAC GTACCCTCTAAGATGCATTCGAAGTCAGCCAGTGCAGTATTTCCCTAGAACAGATTCAGAAAGTGTGTTGACGTCTTTTATTTCCGACGTGAAGGCTAAGTTTTCACATCTGTGTGGATTTCCAGTAAGGATGACAAGTAAAGCACTTTATGCTACACAGGAACTCTCCCGGACCCCAGTGTGT GAAATGCAATCTGAGTCTATGAAATTGGCTGGTGAAATGGTTTGTGTAGTATCCCTGACCCAGACACCTCCAAGGAAGCCGGCTTTGCCTATTTCTTCCTCACGCAGTACGGAGAACAGCCACTGGATGGAGCATTTGATCAAAGAGCCAAAACCGCACTCTTTTTCAAGTAGCAATAGAAGTGCGGAAAAGATTAGCGTTGAAGCAACTGAGAAGTTAATCAATAGGCAAATACCAGGAATATCAGAGCTACCGCTTAGCAAGTCCTTAGGAGTGCCTGGAAGTTCAGCCTTCGAACTCCCTCCAAAAAAGATCAGCAAAATTATACCTATTTTCAAAGGAAGGTTGATGCAGATGAATGGAAACCCCACAGATCAAACtgatgggaaggaaagaaaaaatgttgaaagaCAATCACCAGTAAAAAGTGCTAAATTTTCTGTGTTGACTGTTTGCAAGTCCAGCTTAACTCAGGTTTATAAACCTGCTACTCACAGCAACTCACTTCAGATAATTACTGAGAAAGCATATGTAAAACAAGATGTATCtgtatttcagtggaaaacagaGTCTCGTGGACAAATGATTAATTCTGATTCTTCCAGTAACTCAGCTGCAGGTTGGAGTTCAAGTGAAGTCAGTCACAATAAGGCAAATTCTCCTTCCTTGCTTAAGAATGTTAGGCCGGTGCTTCAGAAATCTGGCATCAGTCCAAACCTAAATACGTATGCATCTTCCACTTCCAATTCAAGAGGGGGTAAAAATTTTGCAAGTCAAAATACCATGCAAGTTCTCAGGAAACAACACCAGTCAAAGAAAGTACATTTGCAGATTCATAAAGTAGAGAATGAAATGACAAATTCCAGTTTACCACAGcaacaaacaaagaaatcaaatgaagGACCAGGGTTAAATATTCACAAATCCATCTTAAATGATACAGTGTGCATTGCCAAAAGTGATGAAAGCAAAGCATCCTACCGTTCTAAGAACTGTATTGCTAAGACGACCAGTCTTCATTCCAACTCTGTCTGTGGACAG ATGTTTACAGGAAACAAATATCTGACATATGATGAAACAGTGACCTCAAAACTGACTCACTCAACGAAGGAGAACAATGAGGAAGCATCTGTAAAGAAAGGTTCTGCCAGAAAAAGACAG AAAGAAGAAGGTTACTCAAAATTAAAGAAAGTCAAAAGAAGTAAGCCTTTTATTTAG
- the C18orf63 gene encoding uncharacterized protein C18orf63 homolog isoform X3, which yields MWRDKELLWKHRKELIQPFSKLASPTHSQPDLHLGGTRLVISWCKEKIFCLKWEGKMQLLGDFDISANTIKLFESNENTVIDSHSILTNWCYVLPSMKMGQIINISRIIPPESPFHSYEEFQMHWKNLYGYILPEDIEEREIYLSVYFKPIGERLFTYPLRCIRSQPVQYFPRTDSESVLTSFISDVKAKFSHLCGFPVRMTSKALYATQELSRTPVCEMQSESMKLAGEMVCVVSLTQTPPRKPALPISSSRSTENSHWMEHLIKEPKPHSFSSSNRSAEKISVEATEKLINRQIPGISELPLSKSLGVPGSSAFELPPKKISKIIPIFKGRLMQMNGNPTDQTDGKERKNVERQSPVKSAKFSVLTVCKSSLTQVYKPATHSNSLQIITEKAYVKQDVSVFQWKTESRGQMINSDSSSNSAAGWSSSEVSHNKANSPSLLKNVRPVLQKSGISPNLNTYASSTSNSRGGKNFASQNTMQVLRKQHQSKKVHLQIHKVENEMTNSSLPQQQTKKSNEGPGLNIHKSILNDTVCIAKSDESKASYRSKNCIAKTTSLHSNSVCGQMFTGNKYLTYDETVTSKLTHSTKENNEEASVKKGSARKRQKEEGYSKLKKVKRSKPFI from the exons ATGTGGAGAGACAAGGAGCTACT CTGGAAGCACCGCAAAGAGTTAATCCAGCCATTCTCCAAACTTGCCTCTCCTACACACTCACAGCCAGACTTGCACCTAGGTGGAACAAGGCTGGTCATCTCCTGGTGCAAG gaaaagattttttgtCTCAAATGGGAAGGCAAAATGCAGTTG ctGGGAGACTTTGATATTTCGGCAAACACCATAAAGCTGTTTGAGAGCAATGAAAACACAGTTATTGACAGTCATTCCATATTAACTAACTGGTGCTATGTTTTGCCAAg CATGAAAATGGGTCAGATCATAAACATCAGCCGTATAATTCCTCCAGAATCTCCTTTCCACTCATATGAAGAATTTCAGATGCACTGGAAGAATCTG tacgGCTATATTCTTCCAGAGGATATTGAGGAGAGAGAAATATACTTGAGTGTTTACTTCAAGCCAATAGGAGAAAGGTTATTTAC GTACCCTCTAAGATGCATTCGAAGTCAGCCAGTGCAGTATTTCCCTAGAACAGATTCAGAAAGTGTGTTGACGTCTTTTATTTCCGACGTGAAGGCTAAGTTTTCACATCTGTGTGGATTTCCAGTAAGGATGACAAGTAAAGCACTTTATGCTACACAGGAACTCTCCCGGACCCCAGTGTGT GAAATGCAATCTGAGTCTATGAAATTGGCTGGTGAAATGGTTTGTGTAGTATCCCTGACCCAGACACCTCCAAGGAAGCCGGCTTTGCCTATTTCTTCCTCACGCAGTACGGAGAACAGCCACTGGATGGAGCATTTGATCAAAGAGCCAAAACCGCACTCTTTTTCAAGTAGCAATAGAAGTGCGGAAAAGATTAGCGTTGAAGCAACTGAGAAGTTAATCAATAGGCAAATACCAGGAATATCAGAGCTACCGCTTAGCAAGTCCTTAGGAGTGCCTGGAAGTTCAGCCTTCGAACTCCCTCCAAAAAAGATCAGCAAAATTATACCTATTTTCAAAGGAAGGTTGATGCAGATGAATGGAAACCCCACAGATCAAACtgatgggaaggaaagaaaaaatgttgaaagaCAATCACCAGTAAAAAGTGCTAAATTTTCTGTGTTGACTGTTTGCAAGTCCAGCTTAACTCAGGTTTATAAACCTGCTACTCACAGCAACTCACTTCAGATAATTACTGAGAAAGCATATGTAAAACAAGATGTATCtgtatttcagtggaaaacagaGTCTCGTGGACAAATGATTAATTCTGATTCTTCCAGTAACTCAGCTGCAGGTTGGAGTTCAAGTGAAGTCAGTCACAATAAGGCAAATTCTCCTTCCTTGCTTAAGAATGTTAGGCCGGTGCTTCAGAAATCTGGCATCAGTCCAAACCTAAATACGTATGCATCTTCCACTTCCAATTCAAGAGGGGGTAAAAATTTTGCAAGTCAAAATACCATGCAAGTTCTCAGGAAACAACACCAGTCAAAGAAAGTACATTTGCAGATTCATAAAGTAGAGAATGAAATGACAAATTCCAGTTTACCACAGcaacaaacaaagaaatcaaatgaagGACCAGGGTTAAATATTCACAAATCCATCTTAAATGATACAGTGTGCATTGCCAAAAGTGATGAAAGCAAAGCATCCTACCGTTCTAAGAACTGTATTGCTAAGACGACCAGTCTTCATTCCAACTCTGTCTGTGGACAG ATGTTTACAGGAAACAAATATCTGACATATGATGAAACAGTGACCTCAAAACTGACTCACTCAACGAAGGAGAACAATGAGGAAGCATCTGTAAAGAAAGGTTCTGCCAGAAAAAGACAG AAAGAAGAAGGTTACTCAAAATTAAAGAAAGTCAAAAGAAGTAAGCCTTTTATTTAG